In Pseudobacter ginsenosidimutans, the following are encoded in one genomic region:
- a CDS encoding T9SS-dependent choice-of-anchor J family protein — MTNLNVNAQSYTENFDNISLLTGNGWYIQNNSNPLGGNTWFQGTPTTATPDPGPFNAYNGVNNAYIGVNFNSTTGGTGTISNWLITPNRTLRNGDVFTFWTRRPTTPVGGTEYPDRLEVRLSTNGASTNVGTSHVSFGDFSTLLLSVNPTLVTNVYPSIWTQYTITISGLPAPTSGRIAFRYFVTGAGPMGSNSDYIGIDNVVYTPYVCPAFTLSPAAGAFTGGTAGSSYYQTLSQTGALGAPNFAITSGALPPGLTLSANGTISGTPTATGTFNFTVTASDASGCSGSQPYSITVVCPANPISFQPQEVCGNIIVDLAGMASPAGGTFSGTGVINGQFDPSVGTQTVTYDITDPYGCAHSSNTVFTVNDPGVTSVSHESQAICSGNDIIPIIGSSTIPYAGISWTRDKVAEVTGIDASGSGNISGPLVNTTAAPVTVTFTVTGQVGGCFTTATATVTVNPAPGVTLPSNISLNNAVNTCSAVATYTATGTGTPAPTLSYSFTGATTGSGHGTGSGSTFNVGVTTVTLTATNSCGSTNSSFTVTVNDTQNPTISCPAAVSVSCTGEIPVPDISSVIAADNCPGVAVTFVNDVISNQTCANKYTITRTYRATDNAGNTATCTQLITVNDQTAPVISCPANITVGTSGSCTANASFTVNATDNCGGTVTVTTLPVSGSAFPIGVTTVTATATDACGNQSTCTFTVTVTDSQKPEINAQPANRAVCLDQNAIFTINATGAQLVQWQKEQGQTWENINGENGSTFTVANVTQSENGNRYRVMLVGPCSTVYSDVVSLTINEPIEPIITTATNVCVEERNIQLLATPAGGIFSGTGVTGNNWNLEIPALGKHTISYTTTDANGCTASTSKVIELGFCNENRSVTVVQGYPNPTKGKITLKALITEEGQYNVRANDFNGRTIWNKKVHLRIGWNVFDVDLTTQKAGLYIITLGNGKEKVKILKVD; from the coding sequence TTGACAAATCTCAATGTCAATGCTCAGAGTTACACAGAGAATTTCGACAACATTTCATTACTGACCGGCAATGGTTGGTATATCCAGAATAACAGTAATCCATTGGGTGGTAATACCTGGTTCCAGGGCACTCCTACTACTGCTACACCTGACCCCGGTCCTTTTAACGCTTATAATGGAGTCAACAACGCTTATATTGGAGTAAATTTCAACAGTACAACCGGAGGCACAGGAACTATCAGTAACTGGTTGATCACTCCTAACCGAACCTTGCGCAATGGAGATGTTTTTACTTTCTGGACCAGGAGACCAACCACGCCTGTTGGTGGTACCGAATATCCTGACAGACTGGAAGTACGCCTCAGTACCAATGGAGCCAGCACCAATGTAGGAACCTCACACGTAAGCTTTGGAGATTTCAGCACCTTACTCCTTTCTGTAAACCCTACGTTGGTAACCAATGTATATCCCAGTATATGGACACAATATACCATTACGATTTCCGGATTACCTGCTCCCACTTCAGGAAGGATCGCATTTCGCTACTTCGTAACAGGTGCGGGTCCAATGGGAAGCAACAGTGATTATATCGGAATCGATAACGTTGTCTACACGCCATATGTGTGCCCGGCATTTACGCTCAGTCCTGCCGCCGGCGCCTTTACCGGTGGCACTGCAGGTAGCAGTTATTATCAAACACTCAGTCAGACAGGAGCACTTGGCGCACCAAACTTTGCTATTACTTCCGGAGCTCTTCCTCCCGGCCTTACGCTTAGTGCAAACGGCACCATCTCCGGAACACCCACAGCAACAGGAACATTCAATTTTACTGTTACTGCATCTGATGCCAGCGGTTGTTCCGGGTCCCAGCCTTATTCGATCACCGTTGTTTGCCCTGCAAATCCTATTTCATTCCAGCCACAGGAAGTCTGCGGAAATATCATTGTTGACCTGGCTGGCATGGCCTCTCCTGCCGGCGGAACATTCTCCGGAACAGGAGTAATCAATGGGCAATTTGATCCTTCTGTTGGTACGCAGACTGTCACATATGACATTACAGATCCATATGGCTGTGCACATTCATCAAATACTGTTTTCACAGTAAATGACCCGGGTGTTACTTCAGTTTCGCATGAAAGTCAAGCTATCTGCAGTGGCAATGACATTATTCCTATTATTGGGTCCAGCACAATTCCCTACGCAGGAATCAGCTGGACAAGGGACAAGGTTGCTGAAGTAACCGGTATCGACGCCAGCGGATCAGGGAATATCAGTGGCCCCCTGGTCAATACAACGGCTGCTCCGGTAACAGTTACTTTCACAGTAACCGGACAGGTCGGCGGATGTTTCACCACAGCCACCGCAACAGTCACCGTTAACCCCGCTCCCGGCGTTACACTTCCATCCAATATTTCATTGAACAACGCAGTAAATACCTGCAGCGCTGTGGCCACTTATACAGCAACAGGAACAGGTACTCCAGCGCCCACACTCAGCTATAGTTTCACCGGGGCTACCACCGGCAGCGGCCATGGCACCGGCAGCGGTTCTACTTTCAATGTTGGCGTAACAACAGTAACACTAACAGCTACCAATAGCTGCGGATCAACCAACAGCTCATTCACGGTAACAGTCAATGACACACAAAACCCAACTATCTCCTGCCCTGCCGCAGTATCTGTCAGCTGTACCGGAGAAATTCCTGTTCCCGATATCAGCAGCGTTATTGCTGCGGATAATTGTCCGGGTGTTGCCGTCACATTCGTGAACGATGTGATCAGCAATCAAACCTGCGCCAACAAGTATACTATAACCAGAACCTATCGGGCTACAGATAATGCCGGCAATACCGCCACCTGCACACAACTCATTACAGTGAACGATCAAACTGCTCCTGTGATCAGTTGCCCTGCCAATATCACCGTAGGCACTTCCGGATCCTGCACCGCCAATGCAAGTTTTACTGTGAATGCAACAGATAATTGCGGCGGTACCGTAACCGTTACCACCTTACCAGTTTCCGGTTCTGCATTCCCCATTGGCGTTACAACCGTAACAGCAACAGCTACTGACGCCTGCGGCAATCAGTCTACCTGTACTTTCACAGTAACTGTTACCGATTCACAGAAACCAGAGATCAATGCACAACCGGCAAATCGTGCAGTCTGCCTGGATCAGAACGCCATTTTCACTATCAATGCAACAGGTGCACAACTGGTGCAGTGGCAGAAAGAACAGGGCCAAACCTGGGAGAATATCAACGGAGAGAATGGCAGCACATTTACTGTTGCCAATGTAACACAGTCGGAAAATGGAAATCGATACAGGGTAATGCTGGTTGGTCCTTGTTCAACTGTTTACTCCGATGTGGTGAGCCTCACTATCAATGAGCCAATCGAGCCAATCATTACCACTGCAACCAATGTATGTGTAGAAGAAAGGAATATTCAATTGCTGGCAACTCCTGCCGGTGGCATATTCAGTGGTACAGGTGTAACAGGCAATAACTGGAATCTTGAAATTCCTGCATTGGGTAAACATACCATCAGCTATACCACTACAGACGCCAATGGCTGTACAGCAAGCACCAGCAAAGTGATTGAGCTCGGCTTCTGCAATGAGAACCGCAGCGTAACCGTGGTACAGGGATACCCTAACCCTACAAAAGGTAAGATTACCCTGAAAGCATTGATCACAGAAGAAGGACAATACAATGTAAGAGCGAATGATTTCAACGGCCGCACCATCTGGAATAAGAAAGTACATCTCCGCATTGGATGGAATGTATTTGATGTGGATCTGACAACACAAAAAGCAGGCTTGTATATTATTACACTTGGAAATGGAAAGGAAAAAGTGAAGATATTGAAGGTTGATTGA
- a CDS encoding YqgE/AlgH family protein — MHSGTFLKSTPLLDDTFFENTEVFITEHNEKGAMGFVVNIPFLRRFNELEEFKHSAPFPMYDGGPVDREHLFFLHQRPDLIKGGTPVTGNICLGGDFREAVRLINNKTLTEMDIKLFIGYCGWNDQELEAEIEEGSWEIVKEGNVFISK; from the coding sequence ATGCATTCCGGAACCTTCTTAAAAAGCACACCCCTTCTTGATGATACTTTCTTTGAAAACACAGAGGTATTCATCACAGAGCACAATGAAAAAGGTGCAATGGGATTTGTAGTGAATATACCATTCCTCCGTAGATTCAATGAACTGGAAGAGTTCAAACACAGTGCTCCTTTTCCCATGTACGATGGTGGTCCGGTAGACCGTGAGCATCTTTTCTTTCTTCACCAACGGCCCGACCTGATCAAAGGCGGCACACCTGTTACCGGCAATATTTGTCTGGGCGGTGATTTCAGGGAAGCTGTCCGCCTGATCAATAACAAAACACTCACAGAAATGGATATTAAATTGTTCATTGGTTATTGCGGCTGGAACGATCAGGAACTGGAAGCAGAAATTGAGGAAGGGAGTTGGGAAATAGTAAAAGAAGGAAATGTTTTCATCAGTAAATAA
- a CDS encoding RNA polymerase sigma factor, whose protein sequence is MDTAYTAYEDTELFRLIAEGDETAFRQLFERYTPRIRPLIRSIIGEEAAVKDLIQDIFLLLWISREKLPDVQHPEKWIFRMVHYRCYKWLRDQGVRSSAKLKLNDTQIAGTANSTLENTLFLETSRLIRQAVQALPAQARKVYQLRREADMKIDEIADLMGLSPKTVKNTLTRALKSIQSYLEDNGIIIPAALLALLLS, encoded by the coding sequence TTGGACACTGCATATACTGCTTATGAAGATACAGAACTGTTCCGGCTCATCGCAGAAGGTGATGAAACCGCGTTCCGGCAACTCTTTGAGCGCTACACTCCGCGCATCAGGCCATTGATCAGATCGATCATTGGCGAAGAAGCAGCAGTGAAAGATCTGATTCAGGACATCTTTCTACTCCTCTGGATCAGCAGAGAAAAACTTCCCGACGTACAGCATCCTGAAAAATGGATCTTCCGGATGGTTCATTACCGCTGTTACAAATGGCTGCGGGATCAGGGTGTCAGATCAAGTGCCAAACTGAAACTTAACGATACACAAATTGCCGGTACTGCCAACTCCACACTTGAGAATACACTGTTCCTCGAAACATCTCGCCTGATCCGGCAGGCTGTGCAGGCACTCCCGGCACAGGCACGGAAAGTTTATCAGCTTCGGAGAGAAGCTGACATGAAGATCGATGAAATCGCTGACCTGATGGGCCTGTCGCCCAAAACAGTAAAGAATACACTCACCCGGGCCTTGAAATCTATCCAGTCTTACCTGGAGGATAATGGCATTATCATTCCTGCCGCACTGCTTGCCTTGCTGCTATCGTAA
- a CDS encoding FecR family protein — protein MNERLLLLLQKVRDKNATDTEHAELLAMIAADEPGDTGAIINQFHNWQSADAESYSVEEMDSLFAGIITADKAIPVRKLSYRKWAAAAAVLLLLTTSVYFWLNDNKDQVAITETPVEILPGRDGAVLTLADGREVVLDSLGNGVVAHQNGIQVLLKDGQLSYDPVKMENGQVQFNTMTVPRGRQFRLQLPDGTNVWLNSASSIRYPVVFTGAERKIAITGEAYFEVAKYPDKPFMVTVNNKARVEVLGTHFNINAYDNEDSIHTTLLEGAVRVHNRSNRNLLLKPGQQAVIPANQDGAAVGIALVKNVNLEKVMAWRNGLFNFEGASLQEVLKQLERWYDIEPVFQHGIPDIRFSGEMTRDMPLSGLLIGLERSGVRLRLEGKKLLVLP, from the coding sequence ATGAATGAACGGCTGCTGTTATTGCTGCAAAAAGTACGCGACAAAAATGCTACCGATACCGAACATGCGGAGTTGCTGGCAATGATCGCTGCTGATGAACCAGGTGATACTGGCGCCATTATCAACCAGTTCCATAACTGGCAGTCAGCAGATGCTGAAAGCTATAGCGTAGAAGAGATGGACAGCTTATTTGCCGGCATCATCACTGCTGATAAAGCAATACCTGTCCGCAAACTGTCTTACCGGAAATGGGCCGCGGCAGCCGCAGTATTGCTTTTGCTGACTACATCTGTTTATTTCTGGTTGAATGATAATAAAGATCAGGTGGCCATCACCGAAACGCCGGTAGAGATCTTACCAGGCAGGGATGGCGCTGTGCTCACACTTGCCGATGGCAGGGAGGTGGTGCTCGATAGCCTGGGAAATGGCGTAGTGGCCCATCAGAACGGTATACAGGTGTTGCTGAAAGATGGACAACTGAGCTATGATCCTGTAAAAATGGAAAATGGACAAGTGCAATTCAATACCATGACTGTTCCCCGTGGCCGCCAGTTCAGGTTGCAATTACCTGATGGTACCAATGTATGGTTGAACTCCGCCAGCTCAATTCGGTATCCGGTCGTCTTTACCGGTGCTGAACGGAAAATAGCAATAACAGGCGAAGCCTATTTCGAAGTAGCGAAATATCCTGACAAGCCTTTCATGGTTACAGTGAACAACAAAGCCAGGGTAGAAGTATTGGGAACGCATTTCAATATCAATGCCTACGATAATGAAGACAGTATCCATACCACCCTGCTGGAAGGTGCGGTACGCGTGCATAACAGGAGTAACAGGAATTTACTGCTGAAACCCGGACAGCAGGCTGTGATCCCGGCAAATCAGGATGGGGCCGCTGTTGGGATAGCGCTTGTAAAAAATGTAAACCTGGAAAAGGTGATGGCCTGGCGGAACGGACTGTTCAATTTTGAAGGAGCTTCCCTGCAGGAAGTGCTGAAGCAATTGGAGCGATGGTATGATATTGAACCCGTATTCCAGCATGGCATTCCCGATATCAGGTTCAGTGGCGAAATGACCAGGGACATGCCTTTGAGCGGACTGCTGATCGGCCTGGAAAGATCGGGCGTCCGGCTGCGATTGGAAGGAAAGAAACTCTTGGTGCTTCCATAG
- a CDS encoding SusC/RagA family TonB-linked outer membrane protein, translated as MPKPAQLMRMMKLSFFLLFAVMLSAHGTGISQTVTLSGKNLTLKQVFAAVKKQTGYVLFSNDELMAEAKAVTLNVRNMPLMDFLQTVFREQTLDFVVQAKTIFLTRKQQKSNASPDASTDPGPIKVQGRIVNEKGEPLTGSVTIKGTGNGTATLEDGRFSLTVEPGTSLVFSSVGYKPIEVKAKPEMGAVVLKTSDSKLDEVIVKAYGTTTRRLNTGNISKVTSEQIERQPVTNPLAVLDGKVPGLVVTQTNGLPGGQFKVEIQGRTSIDKTISDDQPLFIIDGIPMPTNNDPINRQWSALGAPDQNRLYNGGRLHGMSPFSSLNPNDIESIEILKGADATAIYGSRGANGVLIITTRKGRSGISKLDVNISTGISNVARKVEYLSTSQYVAMRKAAFESDGMTPTEANAYDLLVWDTTRYTDMNKLISGNTASFTNANLSFSGGSQTVHYLLSANYRHQGTVLPGNSADKTGSMHFSMGTSSRNQKFKATITGTYSSGTNNLITVDLANRMSLPPNLRVYDEAGNLAWNEGGIITQDGLLPNPVAFLNNTYELKTKNLTSSLQLSYAILKGLTIRTNLGYSAIHTNEMGLGPKSGANPLSFGQRVSEFNTNEFVSQIIEPQLEYNTQVKGSKINLLLGGSYQSNNGEGNMIRAAGYNSDNLMTSLMGYTAVHATRYRSEYRYEAAFAQLNINHNSKYILNAAVRRDGSSRFGPDKRFSNFGSVGAAWLFSGESIVNEQAPWLSFGKLRSSYGITGNDKIANYQFLDTWMAPTYTYDGSSGLYPAKLFNGEYHWEKSNKFEVALELGFVKDKVFVTANYYHNLSSNPLVQYQLPAVTGFTNVVKNLPAKVSNTGWELTLNTNNIDVKDFSWTTSFNLTLPKNKLESFDDLENSSYSNTYVVGEPLDLIYKYRYLRVNPETGLSELEDKNKDGMFVPADDYQVLGSLNPKYYGGLSNTIKYKNWQFDFLFSFRKQTGFSYLNEVGGPPGGMSNIPVKMAGFWTKPGDDAPFQRLTQTYGDAYFSWSNMMWDSNRPYEDASFIRLRNVQLSWMLPDQWVRQWKMNNARVYVQAQNLLTITSYEVGDPESQALQSTPPLRTVVFGLQLSF; from the coding sequence ATGCCAAAACCTGCTCAATTGATGAGAATGATGAAACTGAGCTTTTTCCTGCTTTTTGCTGTGATGCTATCTGCGCATGGCACCGGTATATCGCAGACGGTAACGCTTTCCGGTAAGAACCTCACCCTCAAACAGGTTTTTGCCGCCGTAAAAAAGCAAACAGGCTATGTGCTATTCAGCAACGATGAACTGATGGCAGAAGCCAAAGCAGTTACCCTGAACGTGCGCAATATGCCACTGATGGATTTCCTGCAAACTGTTTTCAGGGAACAAACACTGGACTTTGTAGTGCAGGCGAAAACCATTTTCCTGACCAGGAAACAACAAAAGAGTAATGCATCGCCCGATGCCTCAACAGATCCGGGTCCGATCAAAGTGCAGGGAAGGATCGTGAATGAAAAAGGAGAACCACTCACCGGTTCCGTTACTATCAAGGGCACAGGGAATGGAACGGCCACGTTGGAAGATGGAAGATTCTCCCTTACTGTGGAGCCCGGCACCTCACTCGTTTTTTCTTCGGTTGGATACAAACCCATTGAAGTGAAGGCTAAACCCGAAATGGGTGCAGTGGTGTTGAAAACAAGCGATTCCAAACTGGATGAGGTGATCGTGAAAGCCTATGGTACTACCACAAGACGGCTCAATACCGGTAATATCAGCAAAGTAACCTCTGAGCAGATAGAGCGGCAACCTGTTACCAATCCGCTGGCTGTTCTGGATGGAAAGGTGCCTGGTCTGGTAGTAACACAAACCAACGGGCTGCCCGGTGGTCAGTTCAAAGTGGAGATACAGGGACGGACCTCTATCGACAAAACTATCTCTGATGATCAACCGCTGTTTATCATAGATGGGATACCTATGCCAACAAATAATGATCCCATCAACCGGCAATGGTCTGCATTGGGGGCCCCGGATCAGAACAGGCTCTACAATGGCGGCCGCCTGCATGGTATGAGCCCTTTCAGCAGCCTTAATCCTAATGATATAGAAAGTATCGAAATACTGAAAGGTGCTGACGCCACTGCAATCTATGGTTCAAGAGGTGCAAACGGCGTTCTCATCATCACTACCAGGAAAGGAAGATCCGGCATATCTAAACTGGACGTCAATATCAGTACGGGTATAAGCAATGTGGCAAGGAAAGTGGAATATCTTTCTACCTCCCAATATGTGGCTATGCGTAAAGCCGCTTTTGAAAGCGATGGAATGACGCCAACTGAAGCCAACGCATATGATCTTCTCGTGTGGGACACCACCAGGTATACAGACATGAACAAACTCATATCCGGGAATACTGCCTCATTCACCAACGCCAACCTGTCTTTTTCCGGAGGAAGCCAAACGGTGCACTACCTGCTCTCTGCCAATTACCGTCACCAGGGTACAGTACTGCCTGGAAACAGTGCGGATAAGACCGGCTCCATGCATTTCAGCATGGGCACCAGTTCCCGCAATCAGAAATTCAAAGCAACCATTACCGGAACTTATTCCTCCGGCACCAATAACCTGATCACTGTTGACCTGGCAAACCGTATGTCTTTACCACCAAATCTCCGCGTTTATGATGAAGCAGGCAATCTTGCCTGGAATGAGGGTGGCATCATTACACAGGATGGACTGCTGCCCAATCCTGTAGCTTTCCTGAACAATACTTATGAACTCAAAACAAAAAATCTTACCAGTTCATTACAATTGAGCTATGCAATCCTGAAAGGTCTTACCATCCGCACCAATCTCGGGTACAGTGCCATTCACACTAATGAGATGGGGCTGGGACCTAAATCCGGCGCCAATCCGCTGAGTTTCGGGCAACGTGTTTCCGAGTTCAATACGAATGAGTTTGTAAGCCAGATCATCGAACCACAACTGGAATACAATACACAGGTAAAAGGGTCGAAGATCAACCTGTTGCTCGGAGGCAGTTATCAATCCAATAATGGCGAAGGGAATATGATCCGCGCAGCAGGCTACAATAGTGATAATCTCATGACCTCCCTCATGGGTTACACCGCCGTGCACGCCACCAGGTACAGATCGGAATACCGCTATGAAGCTGCATTTGCGCAACTGAATATCAACCATAACAGCAAATACATCCTCAATGCTGCAGTGAGAAGGGATGGCAGCAGCAGATTTGGGCCTGATAAACGATTTTCCAATTTCGGTTCAGTAGGCGCTGCCTGGTTATTTTCCGGCGAATCTATCGTTAATGAACAAGCGCCCTGGCTGAGCTTCGGTAAACTTCGCAGCAGCTATGGAATTACGGGCAATGATAAGATTGCTAATTACCAGTTCCTCGATACCTGGATGGCGCCCACCTATACTTATGATGGTAGCTCTGGTTTGTATCCTGCGAAATTATTCAACGGAGAATATCACTGGGAGAAGTCGAACAAATTTGAAGTGGCCCTGGAACTCGGTTTTGTGAAGGATAAAGTGTTCGTTACTGCCAACTATTATCATAACCTTAGTTCCAATCCGCTGGTGCAGTATCAGCTTCCGGCGGTTACGGGCTTCACCAATGTAGTGAAGAATCTGCCTGCCAAAGTAAGCAACACAGGATGGGAGCTGACACTCAATACCAATAATATCGATGTGAAGGATTTCTCCTGGACCACCAGTTTCAATCTCACACTACCCAAAAATAAACTCGAGTCTTTTGACGATCTGGAGAATTCCTCCTACAGCAACACGTATGTAGTGGGAGAGCCGTTGGACCTGATCTACAAGTACCGGTACCTGCGCGTGAATCCTGAAACAGGATTGAGTGAACTGGAAGATAAGAACAAGGATGGTATGTTTGTTCCTGCCGATGATTACCAGGTACTGGGCAGTCTCAATCCGAAATATTATGGTGGTCTTTCGAATACGATCAAATACAAAAACTGGCAATTCGATTTCCTGTTCTCGTTTCGCAAACAAACAGGTTTCAGTTACCTGAATGAAGTGGGAGGGCCACCCGGAGGCATGAGCAATATCCCTGTAAAGATGGCCGGATTCTGGACCAAACCCGGCGATGATGCCCCTTTCCAGCGATTGACACAAACTTATGGAGATGCCTATTTTTCCTGGAGCAATATGATGTGGGATTCAAACAGACCCTATGAAGACGCTTCCTTCATCCGGCTGAGAAATGTGCAGCTTTCATGGATGTTGCCAGACCAATGGGTAAGACAATGGAAGATGAATAATGCACGCGTTTACGTACAGGCACAGAACCTGCTCACCATCACCAGCTATGAAGTGGGTGATCCTGAATCGCAGGCGCTGCAATCCACACCTCCATTAAGAACAGTTGTCTTCGGATTACAATTATCATTTTAA
- a CDS encoding RagB/SusD family nutrient uptake outer membrane protein: MKKILQFSIYTFSIAGMLLFTACEKHIEIDNPIDQLVTGDVFRDSASAEATVIGLYSQQNSFIGMFMYGALSGYATLLPALSSDELYPTTLARYQPFASNDIAVDNADIQTNWSNAYNIIYHANAIIQNLGASTELDTRLRDRLSGEAKFIRALNLFYLTCEYGPVAMPLTTDYTANAMISRSDTATVLNQVVKDLKDAEQGLQPGYTSVNKLRANRYAATALLARVYLFQRNYEAAEAAAGTVITEGGYQLASVNATFSPGSTETILQFAPGITGSWNTPDFSLFFLSGYSLTPTLMAAFEANDLRRNSWTRHYTANGEDCYAPYKYKIAYASNGIEYNIVLRMAEQYLIRAEARAQQDDLAGAISDLDRVREKAGITLIDDTNPNIGKPDLLEAIYHEKQIEFFVEWGHRWFDIKRLGIADAILKDIKGSTWQATDVLFPVPQSEIRINTKLDQNPGYKK; this comes from the coding sequence ATGAAAAAAATATTGCAGTTTTCCATTTATACTTTTTCCATTGCAGGCATGCTTCTGTTCACTGCCTGCGAGAAACATATAGAGATCGATAATCCAATCGATCAACTGGTAACAGGAGATGTTTTCAGGGACTCTGCCTCTGCGGAAGCCACGGTAATAGGGCTCTACAGCCAGCAGAACAGTTTTATAGGGATGTTCATGTATGGCGCATTGTCTGGTTACGCTACATTGCTTCCTGCCCTGAGTTCGGATGAATTGTATCCTACAACCCTTGCGCGATACCAGCCATTTGCATCGAATGATATTGCCGTGGATAATGCAGATATACAAACCAACTGGAGCAATGCCTACAATATCATCTATCATGCCAATGCTATTATCCAGAACCTCGGGGCTTCCACAGAACTCGATACCCGTTTGAGAGACCGTTTGTCTGGCGAAGCCAAATTCATCAGGGCATTGAACCTGTTCTATCTCACTTGTGAGTATGGTCCTGTTGCCATGCCACTGACCACTGATTACACTGCCAATGCCATGATCAGCAGGTCCGACACCGCTACTGTATTGAATCAGGTAGTGAAAGACCTTAAGGATGCAGAACAGGGACTTCAGCCCGGCTATACTTCCGTGAATAAATTACGTGCCAACAGGTATGCTGCCACTGCATTATTGGCAAGGGTATATCTTTTCCAACGAAATTATGAGGCGGCTGAAGCGGCAGCCGGTACGGTGATCACAGAAGGTGGTTACCAACTGGCATCTGTAAACGCTACTTTTTCTCCCGGCAGTACCGAGACCATCCTGCAGTTTGCACCTGGCATTACAGGCTCCTGGAATACGCCTGATTTCAGTTTGTTCTTTCTCTCAGGATATTCTCTCACCCCAACACTGATGGCGGCTTTTGAAGCCAATGATCTCAGGAGGAATAGCTGGACACGTCATTATACGGCTAACGGTGAAGATTGTTATGCGCCTTACAAGTATAAGATCGCCTATGCAAGCAATGGCATCGAATACAATATTGTGCTCCGGATGGCCGAGCAATATCTGATCAGGGCTGAAGCAAGGGCGCAGCAGGATGATCTGGCCGGCGCTATCTCTGATCTGGATAGGGTCCGTGAAAAAGCAGGTATCACATTGATAGATGATACCAATCCCAATATTGGTAAACCTGATCTGCTCGAAGCTATATATCATGAGAAACAAATAGAATTCTTCGTTGAATGGGGGCATCGTTGGTTCGATATAAAACGATTGGGCATTGCAGACGCCATCCTCAAAGATATCAAGGGTAGCACCTGGCAGGCTACCGATGTGCTGTTCCCGGTGCCACAGTCGGAAATAAGGATCAACACCAAACTCGATCAGAATCCCGGATATAAAAAATAA